The following are encoded together in the Zingiber officinale cultivar Zhangliang chromosome 8A, Zo_v1.1, whole genome shotgun sequence genome:
- the LOC122010694 gene encoding uncharacterized protein LOC122010694, producing MGFILCFPNYSSFSDLDFLNQDLNFSNQTRWIFDFLNKNNTVKFQEKRRKSTRIEIKKISRRSKKRGDAPVDDEVIRVEALLDEAVRRRLQDKPEGTQPTEVHEDAFRDVFGPEHSGRVRCLGAGTLPSQVFPELCKRTIYTPSYHSNSNMTAEFKEMQEKIKEMEAREVQR from the exons ATGGGATTCATTTTGTGCTTCCCCAACTACTCGTCGTTCTCCGATCTTGACTTCTTGAACCAGGATCTTAACTTCTCAAACCAAACACGATGGATCTTTGACTTCTTGAACAAGAATAATACAGTAAAG TTTCAGGAAAAGAGGAGAAAATCTACTCGCattgagataaaaaaaataagtcgTCGAAGTAAAAAGAGAGGAGATGCTCCTGTTGATGATGAAGTGATCCGAGTTGAG gcTTTACTAGATGAAGCTGTGCGGCGTCGACTTCAAGACAAGCCTGAGGGAACTCAACCTACAGAAGTGCATGAGGACGCATTTCG TGATGTTTTTGGACCCGAACATTCTGGCCGAGTTCGATGTTTAGGTGCTGGTACACTTCCTAGCCAAGTTTTCCCTGAGCTGTGTAAGCGCACAATCTATACACCAAGTTATCACTCTAATTCAAATATGACAGCTGAATTCAAGGAAatgcaagaaaaaataaaagaaatggagGCACGGGAAGTACAGAGGTGA